In the genome of Marinomonas algicola, the window ACGCTTGCTATTAGCTATTCGCTCAAGCTCTTCATAAGACAATTCCTCCATGGTTTTGTATAACCAATCAGGGCGGGAGCTGCCGAATACAACTTGATCTGGATCCAACAACAGGAATTCATAGCCTTGATTAGAAAAACGCTGCTCAAAAGGTTCTAATTCGATTTTCACCACAGCAACGCCAACAACAGAGTCACCTTCATAAACAGGATAAGAAAAAAAGTAACCTCGTCGATTTGATGTGGTTCCTAGTGCATAATATCGTCCTGGACGGCCTGAAATAGCCTGTTGAAAGTAGGGCCTAAAGGAAAAATTCTGCCCCACAAAGCTGTCATGTTGATCATAATTTGAAGAGGATATAGTCAGTCCATTCTTATCTATAATGTAACTATTCGATGCTTCAGTAATACGATTAATCTGTTCTAGTTCACGATTTAATTGATTAATGTCTGACGCTAATCCATCACGTAACGCCTTTCGAACTCGATCATTTGATGCAAGCAAAGTCGGCATATGCTGATATTTAGTAATGGCATTCTCTAAAACGCCACCGAGTTGTGACAACTGCTCTGACGTTTTTAGTTGTAGCGCTTGCAATCGTTGCTGCTTTAAAAAATCACCACCACGCCAAATAATAGCGATGAGTAATAGTACGGTAATCGTAAAGAGCCAAGTGAAACGAACCTTTGAAACCTGGTGATTCAACAATTTAGTCAATAGACCCTCTCTTAAGCATCTAAGGCAGCAGATAGAATTTATGCACGATCGCCGGCAAACGGGATCACCTGATCAATATGCTCTATGTTACACAGCAACATAAGTAACCGGTCAACACCCAAAGCCACCCCAGAGCAATTAGGCAACCCCTGTTCAAGTGCGGCTATAAGCCTTTCGTCTACTTGACGGTTTGGCAACTGTAATTGCTTTCTCTGAGATACATCATCGGAAAAACGTTTCCCTTGTTCAATCGAATCGGTTAATTCATAGTAACCATTAGCGAGTTCCATGCCTTTCCAGTAAAGTTCAAAACGAGCCGCAACCAATTTCCCATCCTGTGTTATTTTTTGAGCCAATGCCGCCTGAGAGGCAGGATAACTATGAACAAAGCACGGTAGCTCTAAGCCAATCTTTTTTTCAATCACATGACTAAACAGCAGCTCTAACAAGGTGTCTCGATCCATCTCTTCTAGGCCATAACCCGTATGCTCATGTGCCATTTGTTGCAATGTAGTCAGGGCCACGGTATGCGGATTAATGGACAGAACGTCTTCAAAAGCCGCTTGATAGCTTTGGCGCTCACACTTAACCGGTTGCCCTTCCATTAACACATTAAGTAGCTGTTCTATTTCGTCCATCAATTGCCAATGATCCAAACCCACTCTATACCATTCAAGCATGGTAAACTCTATTGAATGCCGACGACTTCGATCCTCAGCTCTAAACACCTTACCTAATTGATAAATACAACCAGAACCAGCACACAGTAAGCGTTTCATTGCAAATTCAGGGGACGTTTGCAAATAATACGGTATTGGCTCACCTTGCACATTCGTTGACAAGGTAAGCGCCTCAATATGAGGATCAGAAATAGAAGCAAGTGAAAGCATTTGTGTATCCACTTCCATGATGTTCTTTTTGTCGAAGAAATGACGAATTTTAGAGAATAATGCCGCTCTTTTTTTTAAAGTGATGATATCCGCACTCGGCTGCCAGTGATTTTTTTGGTACATGCAAACTCTTCAAGGGAATGTAGAATAAGAAAAATAAATCAATATAAGAAGCGCAACTATACAATACCGATCTAGAAAAAGGCTAACGGCTTAAATAAAGATCACCTTTATTTACCAATAAACAAGCACGACAATAGAAAGACTAAGCGTCTATACACGCGAAAATATAAGTGATGCATTTGATTATAAGAGAGTAGGAGGGTTTATCAGAATGGCGTCGCTATCGAGAAAGGAAAGCGTATTTATTCGTCGTTAAAGTAAGAATAAGCCTATCAATGTAGTATTAATAGGCTTAAGTAATTACTTGCCAGTTGCTCGTGAAACGTATTCACCTGTACGAGTATCAACACGTAACACTTCACCAATATTAATGAACAGCGGAACACGTACTACAGCCCCCGTTGACAAGGTAGCGGGTTTAGAGCCGCCATTCGCCGTGTCGCCTTTAAGGCCAGGGTCTGTTTCAGTTACTTCTAGTTCAATAAAATTAGGCGGTGTAACGGATAATGGTGCACCATTATAAAGTGTGATCATGTACTTTTCTTGCTCTTTCAACCACTTAACGGTATCGGCAACAGCCGTTGCATCAGCGCCATGCTGTTCAAAGGTGCCGTCTGTCGCCATAAAGTGATAGAATTCACCGTCGGTATAAAGGTATTCCATGTCCGTTTCCATGACATCCGCACCTTCTAAGGAGTCACCAGATTTAAACGTCCGTTCCCAAACTCGACCTGTTTTGAGGTTACGAAGTTTAATGCGGTTAAACGCCTGTCCTTTGCCCGGACGTACGTGTTCGTTTTCCAATACTGTACATGGATCACCGTCGACCATAACTTTAGCACCAGTACGCATATCGCTGGTAGAATGATTTGCCATAATTCCTCACCGTGTTTTCATTGAGATAAACGCTCTTTGCCACTCATGATAAGGAGATAAGCAAAAAGTAAAGCAAGCCAAACGCCTTGCGGGACTTTTACAGAGCGAGTGATCAAAGCGATCACTTAATTTGCCGCAATAATAACCCATATTCATATTATTTTGCAGACATTTGACGTGAACAAAATCAAAATCCAAACTGAATCCGATATTTCATGGCAACAGCATCTCTCTAAAGCGATCACAACTATTCCCGATCTTTTAGATTATGTTGGTTTACCCAGAGACCTTTCAATAGCATGTGAGGAGGCGACAACCCCCTTTAAACTCATGGCTCCTAGACCCTATTTGGATAGAATCAAAAAAGGCAATGCGACCGATCCTTTACTATTGCAGATACTGCCCGCTCAATCCGAACAAATAAAAGTAGAGGGGTACCATAAAGACCCTCTAGAAGAAGCAAACCATACGCCGCAAAAAGCACTTGTGCATAAATACAAGCGCCGTTTATTGGTCATCACGACAGGATCGTGCGCTATTAACTGTCGTTATTGCTTTAGGAGACATTTCCCCTATGGGGAGAATCAATTGGCTCAGGATGAGTGGCTTTCTGTTCTAGACTATATAAAACAGCATCCTGAAATAAATGAGGTAATTTTAAGCGGAGGTGATCCTCTCATCATGAAAGATAAGCTGCTTGCTAAACGAGTAGAAGCCCTCGACGCCTTACCACAATTAAAACGATTACGAATTCATAGCCGCTTACCGGTTGTCATTCCTCAAAGAGTAACAGAGGAAATGCTAACATGGATACGTCAAACACGACTCGATGTCATCATGGTTTTTCATATGAACCATGCCAATGAAATAGACAACGCCGTCTCTTTGGCGGCCCAAAAATTAAAACAAGCGGGCGTACATTTATTAAACCAAGGCGTTCTCTTACGGAATGTAAATGATACGGCGAGTGCTCAAGTAAACTTAAGTGAAACACTCTTTAAACATGGAATATTACCCTATTACATGTTTTTGTTTGACCCTGTTGAAGGGGCGGCACATTTTGATGTCTCTATAGAAAAGGCGCAAAAACTAATGGGGGAAGTTGCAGCGGAACTGCCTGGGTATCTTGTGCCTCGATTAGCAAAAGAAATTCCAGGAAAAAAGGCGAAAACGTTGTTTGTGCCAATTTTAACGTGAGGCGAGCCCATTACCCTCTACTGTAAACATAAAAAAAGCCAGATAAAATTACTTTTACCTAGCTTTTCATTCAAGCTTTTCAGGGTAAGGTAGAAGCCTTAAACATGGATGTTTATCGAGTTTCCTAAATTACCTTGAGGCGCTGTAGACTTAGCCGCCGTCGTCGAGGCCGCAGCACTGTCCAACAATTTCATTACCGTTTCACCTTCCTGCTTCTGCGCTGATTTTGCTAAGTTTGCACTTAGTACTTCAAGCCCATATGTAGAAGATGCACCACTAATAGTAGACATATTCATTCTCCTTTGTACCAACAATTAAAACATGGCAATAGTTTATCGGCCGAATTAAAAATTAGTAAAGTTATTTATGTATTTTATAGTACAGATTTCTCTACAAAATGACGCCACAAACAGGAAACGGTTTCTTGATTCGCCAACAGAGCTTCTTTAGGCACTACTCGACCTTGTTTCTGTAAGGTAAGTCGATGTGCACAAGAGCGATACAGTTTATAACTCTCTGCTAATCGTTCGGCATGTTCAGGGGAAATTACACCAACGTCCGCCGCCGCCTCTAATTGGCGAATGTTATCTGAATAGGCCAACAACTCTGGATGAGCATGAGCGTGCGCCAAAATGAGATACTGCACCATGAACTCAATATCAATAATACCGCCTCGGCCTTGTTTAATATCGAACTCTAGCCCCTGCTTAGCGCTATCTAAGTGCGCTCGCATCTTTTCACGCATTTTAATCACTTCAGCTTTTAAATCCTTTACATCCCGATGACTCGATAACACAGCGGCTCGAACCTTATCAAAAGTGCTGACTAAATCATGATGACCGGCTAAAGCACGCGCTCGGGTCAACGCTTGATGCTCCCAAACCCAAGCTTCTTTTTGCTGATAATCACTAAACGCCGTTAAGCTCGACACCAATAATCCTGAATTACCTGACGGCCGCAATCTCATATCCACTTCATATAAACGGCCACTGGCGGTAAAACTGTTTAATAAATGAATAATTCTCTGACCTAAACGCGTATAAAAAGTAAGGTTATCAA includes:
- the efp gene encoding elongation factor P; the protein is MANHSTSDMRTGAKVMVDGDPCTVLENEHVRPGKGQAFNRIKLRNLKTGRVWERTFKSGDSLEGADVMETDMEYLYTDGEFYHFMATDGTFEQHGADATAVADTVKWLKEQEKYMITLYNGAPLSVTPPNFIELEVTETDPGLKGDTANGGSKPATLSTGAVVRVPLFINIGEVLRVDTRTGEYVSRATGK
- the epmB gene encoding EF-P beta-lysylation protein EpmB, encoding MNKIKIQTESDISWQQHLSKAITTIPDLLDYVGLPRDLSIACEEATTPFKLMAPRPYLDRIKKGNATDPLLLQILPAQSEQIKVEGYHKDPLEEANHTPQKALVHKYKRRLLVITTGSCAINCRYCFRRHFPYGENQLAQDEWLSVLDYIKQHPEINEVILSGGDPLIMKDKLLAKRVEALDALPQLKRLRIHSRLPVVIPQRVTEEMLTWIRQTRLDVIMVFHMNHANEIDNAVSLAAQKLKQAGVHLLNQGVLLRNVNDTASAQVNLSETLFKHGILPYYMFLFDPVEGAAHFDVSIEKAQKLMGEVAAELPGYLVPRLAKEIPGKKAKTLFVPILT
- the epmA gene encoding EF-P lysine aminoacylase EpmA, whose amino-acid sequence is MYQKNHWQPSADIITLKKRAALFSKIRHFFDKKNIMEVDTQMLSLASISDPHIEALTLSTNVQGEPIPYYLQTSPEFAMKRLLCAGSGCIYQLGKVFRAEDRSRRHSIEFTMLEWYRVGLDHWQLMDEIEQLLNVLMEGQPVKCERQSYQAAFEDVLSINPHTVALTTLQQMAHEHTGYGLEEMDRDTLLELLFSHVIEKKIGLELPCFVHSYPASQAALAQKITQDGKLVAARFELYWKGMELANGYYELTDSIEQGKRFSDDVSQRKQLQLPNRQVDERLIAALEQGLPNCSGVALGVDRLLMLLCNIEHIDQVIPFAGDRA